A genomic segment from Paenibacillus sp. FSL K6-1096 encodes:
- a CDS encoding helix-turn-helix transcriptional regulator yields MLDLRKIGAYISKLRKDQDWTQLELADQLNVSHQAVSKWERGESLPDIGTLPQVAGLFGRTVDDILNAGDNEADRERRHLGSIVERIAENRPDQVAEMVNTGKAEIEELIEVAPLVKASTLHKVTEELDSSTLRLDVIMRLAPFLGSDILDELVHQAEKEEISWNVVAGLAPFVSRSTLGRLVDLSADGSSDVNNLVGIAPFLNREHLDLLVQQAREDSLSWNSIQALAPFISRETLGRLVDRVEESLADANRLLGIAPFLDRGKLEQLLGRVEAKRLSPDVLASLAPFIDQGVLSRLVTSILNKAK; encoded by the coding sequence ATGCTCGACTTGCGTAAGATTGGAGCTTATATTTCGAAGCTTCGCAAAGACCAGGATTGGACCCAATTGGAGCTTGCCGATCAACTGAATGTCAGCCATCAGGCGGTATCGAAATGGGAACGGGGCGAGTCGCTGCCGGATATCGGAACGCTTCCGCAGGTGGCGGGGTTATTCGGCAGAACGGTAGACGATATTCTAAATGCAGGAGACAATGAAGCAGACAGGGAGCGGCGGCACCTTGGATCGATTGTTGAGAGAATTGCAGAGAACAGGCCGGACCAGGTGGCAGAGATGGTCAATACCGGCAAGGCGGAAATAGAAGAGCTTATAGAGGTAGCGCCGCTCGTCAAAGCAAGCACTTTGCATAAGGTCACAGAAGAATTAGACAGCAGTACCCTTAGGCTGGATGTGATCATGCGCCTGGCTCCGTTCCTGGGATCAGATATATTAGATGAACTGGTTCATCAGGCAGAAAAAGAAGAAATTTCCTGGAATGTCGTTGCCGGACTTGCCCCGTTCGTCAGCCGCAGCACCTTAGGCCGGCTGGTCGATCTGTCGGCAGACGGCTCCAGCGATGTGAACAATCTAGTTGGGATTGCCCCGTTTCTTAACAGAGAGCATCTGGACCTGCTGGTGCAGCAAGCCAGAGAGGACAGCTTAAGCTGGAATTCCATTCAAGCGCTGGCCCCCTTTATCAGCAGAGAAACGTTAGGCCGTCTGGTGGACCGGGTGGAAGAGAGCCTTGCCGATGCAAATCGGCTGCTCGGAATTGCCCCTTTTTTGGACAGGGGGAAGCTTGAGCAGTTGCTTGGCAGAGTGGAGGCAAAGCGTCTTAGCCCGGATGTGCTGGCAAGCCTGGCTCCTTTTATCGATCAGGGGGTACTGAGCCGATTGGTAACCAGCATATTAAATAAAGCTAAGTAG